A genome region from Cucumis sativus cultivar 9930 chromosome 4, Cucumber_9930_V3, whole genome shotgun sequence includes the following:
- the LOC116403425 gene encoding uncharacterized protein LOC116403425, with amino-acid sequence MGFSIGHLPVRYLGLPLLSRRLRSSDCDPLIQRITSRIRSWSARVLSFAGRLQLVRSVLRSLQVYWASVFMLPMKVHRDVDKILRAYLWRGNEEGRGGAKVAWDEVCLPFDEGGLDIRDGSSWNIASTLKILWLLLVKSGSLWLLGWNLISLKGDRSGDRCWGWADYPAVWERVIYDAGSRWDARLVDFMGRDESNRIIQDWKSVRRKLWRLLWCATIYFIWQERNHRLHGVAIREPMVVFQLIRSCIKARAASWSDGVHGLV; translated from the exons ATGGGTTTTTCCATTGGTCATCTCCCTGTtcgttatcttgggcttcctcTCCTCTCTAGAAGATTGCGGAGCTCTGATTGTGATCCCCTTATTCAGCGTATTACCAGTCGTATTCGGTCTTGGTCTGCTAGAGTGTTATCTTTTGCAGGTAGACTTCAGCTTGTTCGCTCAGTCCTTAGGAGCCTTCAGGTTTATTGGGCTAGTGTGTTCATGCTTCCTATGAAAGTCCACAGAGACGTTGATAAGATCTTGAGGGCTTATTTGTGGAGAGGTAACGAGGAGGGAAGAGGTGGTGCTAAAGTTGCCTGGGATgaggtttgtcttccttttgatgaaggaGGTCTTGATATTCGCGATGGATCTTCTTGGAATATAGCAAGCACGTTGAAGATATTATGGTTGCTACTTGTTAAATCTGGTAGTTTATGGTTGCTTGGGTGGAATCTTATATCCTTAAAGGGAGATCGCTCTGGAGATCGATGCTGGG GGTGGGCCGATTATCCAGCAGTTTGGGAGAGGGTGATCTATGATGCAGGTAGTCGGTGGGATGCGAGGCTGGTGGATTTCATGGGTCGGGATG AATCGAATCGGATTATTCAGGATTGGAAGAGTGTGAGGAGAAAACTGTGGCGCcttctctggtgtgctacaatttatttcatttggcaggAGCGAAATCATCGTCTTCATGGAGTTGCTATTCGGGAGCCTATGGTTGTATTCCAGCTCATTCGGTCGTGTATTAAAGCGCGTGCTGCTTCTTGGTCGGATGGTGTTCATGGTCTtgtttaa